A single genomic interval of Saccharothrix saharensis harbors:
- a CDS encoding IS110 family transposase codes for MVLGVDTHKDFHVAAVISTLGVLLGSETFPTTVSGYRRVLSWASSFGRVRHAGVECTGSYGAALARHLTAAGIAVVEVNQPDKVQRRRGKTDAGDAEAAARAVLSGRAAAKAKTGAGPVEMIRMFKLAKASAIKSRTQAINQLKAVLVSADPELRDSLSGLGNPKLVRRCAELDADTPTDPRSAATYTLRLLARRIRDLTCEIDDLNNRIETVLQTHVPELLRRPGIGPDTAAALVITAGDNPDRMRSEASFAALCGVSPIEASSGKTRRRRLNRGGDRQANAALYRIALSRLRWDPRTQDYLARRLAQGRTRREAIRCLKRYIAREVYSLINSPDDTSTPLSEAA; via the coding sequence ATCGTTCTCGGTGTCGACACGCACAAGGACTTCCACGTCGCCGCCGTGATCAGCACTCTCGGCGTGCTGCTGGGCAGTGAGACGTTCCCGACGACCGTGTCGGGCTATCGGCGGGTGCTGTCCTGGGCCTCGTCCTTCGGCAGGGTGCGCCACGCCGGTGTCGAATGCACCGGCTCCTACGGAGCAGCCCTGGCACGTCATCTCACCGCAGCGGGCATCGCGGTGGTGGAAGTCAACCAGCCCGACAAGGTCCAGCGTCGCCGGGGCAAGACCGACGCCGGGGACGCCGAGGCAGCGGCCAGGGCGGTGCTGTCCGGCCGCGCTGCCGCGAAAGCGAAAACCGGTGCCGGCCCGGTCGAGATGATTCGCATGTTCAAGCTGGCGAAGGCATCGGCGATCAAGTCGCGCACCCAGGCGATCAACCAGCTCAAGGCCGTACTCGTCTCCGCCGACCCGGAGTTGAGGGACTCGTTGTCCGGGCTGGGCAACCCCAAACTCGTCCGCCGCTGCGCCGAACTCGATGCCGACACCCCGACCGATCCCCGCTCGGCCGCGACATACACGCTTCGGCTGCTCGCCCGCCGTATCCGCGATCTGACCTGCGAAATCGACGACCTCAACAACCGGATCGAGACGGTTCTCCAGACACACGTCCCCGAGCTGCTACGACGACCGGGCATCGGCCCGGACACCGCAGCCGCGCTCGTCATCACCGCGGGAGACAACCCCGACCGGATGCGCAGCGAGGCCTCGTTCGCCGCGCTGTGCGGCGTCAGCCCGATCGAGGCGTCCTCCGGGAAGACCCGACGTCGACGGCTCAACCGCGGTGGCGACCGCCAAGCCAATGCCGCTCTCTACCGCATCGCCCTGTCCCGCCTGCGCTGGGACCCGCGCACACAGGACTACCTCGCCCGCCGCCTGGCCCAGGGCAGAACCCGCCGCGAAGCCATCCGCTGCCTCAAGCGCTACATCGCCCGCGAGGTCTACTCGCTGATCAACAGTCCTGACGACACATCCACGCCACTATCCGAAGCCGCTTGA
- a CDS encoding tetratricopeptide repeat protein has protein sequence MTRSAEAREEPEEARNPQLIVRAEGGFAYGVIGADIHVFGDGTPLYLLELWRVPRTPEPDWLLESPSRMLNARYEVADFTGREEDLAELHQWRDSRPRRAARWLYGPGGQGKTRLAAEFASRSADQGWTVVTAAHGPGTVHPPPGSQDLRLRHARGVLLIVDYADRWPLTHLSWLFSNALLHKPDMPTRILLLARTGDSWPGVRATLANHEASTSTHELAPLSSDGSAQRAEMYDAARSSFAAFYGIADPSDIPPPASLDHEDFGLTLAVHMAALVAVDARATGSRPPSDMAGLTVYLLDREHLHWARLHGDGTHELNPAERTYRTSPQVMNQVVFAAALTGAVPAPTGVAMLRDLGLELDAPQILTDHGVCYPPANPTIPTVLEPLYPDRLAEDFLALTLPGHTADYPAAPWAPATAKTVLTAETAETAHTARTWGPTGNAPTVGEAAPPPYLSRAIPTLTAAAERWPHVGSDYLYPLLKQHPQLAVQAGNAALFALAMQESADTDALEAIERLLPHGPHADLAQGIAAITYRVIYQRIERTDDLRLNAMYRTQLAERLHYAGFHELAADMAHASVEIWRRLADDEPFINASLLASSLNWYSTYLAKLGQREEALQTAEEAVALNRRLIDGDHTTSHDEQTLGDALGNLATRLSEVGRGAEALAAAEEAAAIRDRLGAAGVHFYVSENARDQLNLGARLADQGRTEEALAAIEKAVIGFRKVVEVNPAAHTFELATALNNYGSHLLEVDRLADALAAAEESVTLWRQLVLKSSLAHDQGLAMALFNLGTCKVAAGHQAEAYAATDESAKLYRKLAARNPAANDESLATVLGRLTTLLQSEERYAEALPITTDRVAVCRRLVAADPAAYEAGLAHALFEQSMMLSECNRELQARFAVEEAVDIHRRLAGADPAAHLPRLAQALYALSASKYDMHDDMSEVLNILSESMVIYQHLATADPETFADTAREVRATFAELLPEPQGL, from the coding sequence GTGACCCGGTCAGCTGAAGCGCGAGAGGAACCGGAAGAAGCGCGTAATCCCCAATTGATAGTACGTGCGGAGGGCGGCTTCGCCTACGGGGTGATCGGTGCCGACATCCACGTCTTCGGCGACGGCACCCCTCTGTACCTGCTGGAGCTTTGGCGCGTGCCCCGGACTCCGGAGCCGGACTGGTTGCTGGAGTCACCCAGCCGCATGCTTAACGCACGCTACGAGGTGGCGGACTTCACCGGCCGCGAGGAGGACCTGGCCGAGCTGCACCAGTGGCGCGACAGCCGTCCGCGCCGGGCAGCGCGATGGCTGTACGGGCCCGGCGGGCAGGGCAAGACCCGGCTCGCCGCCGAATTCGCCTCCCGGTCCGCCGACCAGGGTTGGACGGTCGTCACGGCGGCCCACGGACCCGGCACCGTCCACCCGCCACCAGGGAGCCAGGACCTGCGGCTGCGCCATGCCCGCGGTGTGCTCCTCATCGTCGATTACGCCGACCGCTGGCCGCTGACCCATCTGTCCTGGCTGTTCAGCAACGCCTTGCTCCACAAGCCCGACATGCCAACACGCATCCTGCTCCTCGCCCGCACCGGCGACTCCTGGCCCGGCGTGCGCGCCACCCTGGCCAATCACGAGGCGAGCACCTCCACCCACGAACTCGCGCCGCTGTCCTCCGACGGCTCCGCCCAGCGTGCCGAAATGTACGATGCGGCGCGGAGCAGCTTCGCGGCCTTCTACGGAATCGCCGACCCCAGCGACATCCCGCCGCCCGCGTCCCTGGACCACGAGGACTTCGGGTTGACCCTCGCCGTCCACATGGCTGCCCTGGTCGCTGTCGACGCCCGAGCCACCGGCAGCCGCCCGCCGTCGGATATGGCGGGCCTCACCGTCTACCTCCTCGACCGTGAGCACCTGCACTGGGCCCGCCTGCACGGTGACGGCACCCATGAGTTGAACCCGGCGGAGCGTACATACCGGACTTCACCGCAGGTGATGAACCAGGTGGTGTTCGCCGCAGCGCTGACGGGCGCCGTCCCTGCACCGACCGGCGTGGCGATGCTGCGCGACCTCGGGTTGGAGCTCGATGCGCCGCAGATCCTCACTGATCACGGCGTCTGCTACCCGCCCGCTAACCCCACGATCCCCACCGTCCTGGAACCGCTCTACCCCGACCGCCTCGCCGAGGACTTCCTCGCCCTGACCCTGCCCGGACACACCGCTGACTACCCGGCCGCCCCCTGGGCCCCGGCCACCGCAAAGACCGTACTCACCGCAGAAACCGCAGAGACCGCGCACACGGCGAGGACTTGGGGCCCCACCGGAAACGCGCCCACGGTGGGCGAGGCCGCCCCTCCCCCCTACCTCTCCCGCGCCATCCCCACCCTGACAGCGGCAGCGGAACGATGGCCACACGTCGGATCCGACTACCTCTATCCGCTGCTGAAGCAACACCCCCAGCTGGCCGTCCAGGCCGGCAACGCCGCTCTGTTCGCACTCGCCATGCAAGAGAGCGCCGACACCGACGCTCTGGAGGCCATCGAAAGGCTACTGCCCCACGGACCGCACGCAGACCTCGCCCAGGGCATCGCCGCCATCACCTACCGCGTCATCTACCAACGCATCGAACGCACCGACGACCTCCGCCTGAACGCCATGTACCGAACCCAACTCGCCGAACGGTTGCACTATGCCGGCTTCCACGAGCTGGCCGCCGACATGGCCCACGCCAGCGTAGAGATCTGGCGCCGACTCGCCGATGACGAACCGTTCATCAACGCGTCCCTCCTGGCTTCCTCACTGAACTGGTACAGCACTTACCTCGCAAAGCTCGGCCAGCGAGAGGAGGCGCTGCAGACGGCCGAAGAGGCCGTCGCACTGAACCGCCGGCTCATCGACGGCGACCACACCACCTCCCACGACGAGCAGACACTGGGAGACGCTCTGGGCAACCTCGCCACCCGGCTGTCCGAAGTGGGCAGGGGTGCCGAAGCCCTTGCTGCCGCAGAGGAGGCCGCCGCCATAAGGGACCGCCTCGGAGCCGCCGGCGTCCACTTCTACGTGAGTGAGAACGCCCGCGACCAGCTCAACCTCGGCGCGCGTCTGGCAGATCAAGGGCGTACGGAGGAGGCCCTCGCCGCGATCGAGAAAGCCGTGATCGGGTTCCGAAAGGTTGTAGAGGTCAATCCCGCAGCCCACACCTTCGAACTCGCCACGGCACTGAACAACTACGGCAGCCACCTGCTCGAGGTCGACCGACTCGCCGACGCCCTCGCCGCCGCGGAGGAGTCCGTGACGCTGTGGCGTCAACTCGTCCTCAAATCGAGCCTTGCCCACGATCAAGGGCTCGCCATGGCTCTCTTCAACCTGGGAACCTGCAAAGTGGCTGCGGGACACCAGGCCGAGGCATACGCGGCCACTGACGAATCGGCCAAGCTCTACCGCAAGCTCGCCGCCCGGAACCCTGCGGCCAATGATGAGAGCCTGGCGACAGTGTTGGGCCGCCTCACCACCCTGCTGCAGTCCGAGGAACGCTACGCCGAGGCCCTGCCGATCACCACGGATAGGGTGGCCGTATGTCGTCGGCTGGTCGCGGCCGATCCTGCGGCGTACGAAGCAGGACTCGCACATGCCCTGTTCGAGCAAAGCATGATGCTCTCCGAGTGCAACCGGGAACTGCAGGCCCGGTTCGCCGTTGAGGAAGCCGTCGACATCCACAGACGCCTGGCCGGAGCGGACCCGGCTGCCCACCTGCCGCGCCTCGCCCAAGCCCTGTACGCCTTGAGCGCGTCGAAATACGACATGCATGACGACATGTCGGAAGTCCTGAACATCCTCTCGGAGAGCATGGTCATCTACCAGCACCTCGCCACCGCCGATCCGGAGACCTTCGCCGACACCGCGCGGGAAGTCAGAGCCACCTTCGCAGAGCTCTTGCCGGAGCCTCAGGGGCTGTAG